A window of the Fusarium poae strain DAOMC 252244 chromosome 3, whole genome shotgun sequence genome harbors these coding sequences:
- the TRI15 gene encoding C2H2 zinc finger transcription factor: MTTLSTPSDVPEDATLLNKDIIESTKEPEQVASFTPGQCLFCPTSSPTLEEGMIHMQKSHGLFVPQQEHLTVDLETFFRYLHLVIFNYRECLHCGTSRSTVQAVQQHMTGKGHCKFDVSEDSEFADFYDFYQTEDDLSDESVNEDGSKKESDHKPLQIDQDSMRLPSGRLISKKSSAQAEPSLLQTRRRLRTTVPQIEYVPAGSDDEVDTSNEISTPDTQVLTRRERRQKATAAHQLANMSSGDRSALMHLSSAEQRSLITTNHKFTEKVKKEEARSQRRLDRKGNKNLYAYWNTETPVYQCG, from the coding sequence ATGACCACCCTATCAACTCCATCCGATGTCCCAGAGGACGCCACACTTCTGAATAAGGACATTATAGAATCAACCAAAGAACCAGAACAAGTCGCTTCATTTACGCCTGGCCAATGTCTCTTTTGTCCCACATCATCACCCACTCTCGAGGAGGGCATGATTCACATGCAAAAGTCTCACGGCCTATTCGTTCCACAGCAAGAACATCTCACCGTCGACCTTGAAACCTTTTTCAGATATCTGCATCTTGTTATCTTCAATTATCGAGAATGTCTTCACTGCGGAACATCGCGGTCTACAGTTCAAGCTGTCCAGCAACATATGACGGGCAAGGGTCATTGCAAGTTTGACGTGTCAGAAGACTCAGAATTTGCCGACTTTTATGACTTTTATCAGACTGAAGATGATCTATCAGATGAGTCTGTCAATGAAGATGGTAGCAAAAAAGAGTCCGATCACAAGCCATTGCAAATAGACCAGGATTCAATGCGACTACCATCCGGAAGACTCATCTCTAAAAAGTCATCAGCACAAGCAGAGCCCTCTCTCCTTCAAACGCGCCGTCGACTACGTACAACAGTGCCACAGATAGAATATGTTCCAGCTGGTAGCGATGATGAGGTTGATACAAGCAACGAAATCTCTACTCCAGACACCCAAGTATTGACCAGGCGCGAGAGACGACAAAAGGCGACAGCTGCACATCAACTAGCGAACATGAGCTCCGGTGATCGTTCAGCTTTGATGCATCTATCTTCCGCTGAACAACGCTCACTCATAACTACGAATCATAAATTCACAGAAAAggtgaagaaggaggaagctCGAAGTCAGCGAAGACTTGATAGGAAGGGAAACAAGAACTTGTATGCTTATTGGAATACTGAAACACCAGTGTATCAGTGTGGTTAG
- the LYS1_2 gene encoding Saccharopine dehydrogenase, producing the protein MGEGAASSNSGDNSSGANSVGHHTSHTMGQGASSSSSGANGGGGVAEAQRVDNGIALEAALTDVDTYENENDNESDDASSLGDSLASLNGTAASVATSMRSSGSLSNFKIIDTTLREGEQFATAYFTTETKMKIAKALDDIGVEYLELTSPASSPQSKADAQAICKMGLKAKILVHIRCNMDDARLAVETGVDGINMCIGTSAQLMKHSHGKDLNWIAEKAKEVIEFTQAHGLEVRFSGEDSFRSDFSEILKLYSLMDRLGAHRVGIADTVGGASWREVYDKVSTLRQIIGCDIETHFHNDTGCATSNAYTALEAGATHIDTTVLGIGERNGITPLGKLFQCMLGHGHEYVATKYRLDKLPALEKLVAEAVDIEIPWDTPDLSVFL; encoded by the exons ATGGGCGAAGGTGCTGCTAGTAGCAACAGCGGCGACAATAGCAGCGGAGCGAATAGCGTGGGTCACCATACAAGCCACACCATGGGCCAGGgcgccagcagcagcagctctgGTGCCAATGGGGGAGGTGGGGTTGCTGAGGCTCAGAGAGTCGACAATGGCATCG CCCTGGAAGCCGCCCTAACAGACGTCGACACCTACGAGAACGAAAACGATAACGAATCTGATGATGCCAGCTCCCTTGGCGACAGTCTTGCCAGTCTCAACGGTACAGCTGCCTCTGTAGCGACTTCTATGCGAAGCTCTGGCAGTCTTTCCAACTTCAAGATCATCGACACCACCCTGCGCGAGGGAGAGCAGTTTGCCACTGCCTACTTTACCACCGAGACCAAGATGAAGATTGCAAAGGCCCTCGACGACATTGGTGTTGAATAT CTCGAATTGACGTCACCTGCTTCCTCCCCCCAGTCCAAGGCCGATGCCCAAGCCATCTGCAAGATGGGTCTCAAGGCAAAGATCCTGGTCCACATTCGATGCAACATGGACGACGCTCGCCTCGCTGTTGAAACAGGCGTCGACGGAATCAACATGTGCATCGGCACTTCGGCTCAGCTCATGAAGCACTCCCACGGAAAGGACCTCAACTGGATTGCCgaaaaggccaaggaggtCATCGAGTTCACCCAAGCCCACGGCCTCGAGGTCCGCTTCTCGGGTGAAGACTCTTTCCGCTCCGACTTTAGCGAGATCCTCAAGCTGTACTCCCTCATGGACCGTCTCGGTGCTCACCGCGTGGGAATCGCCGACACCGTTGGAGGCGCCTCTTGGCGCGAGGTCTATGATAAGGTCTCTACGCTGCGTCAGATCATTGGATGTGACATTGAAACTCACTTCCACAACGACACTGGTTGCGCCACTTCCAACGCTTACACCGCCCTCGAAGCTGGCGCCACCCACATCGACACTACCGTCCTTGGTATTGGTGAGCGAAACGGCATTACTCCCCTCGGCAAGCTGTTCCAGTGCATGCTTGGCCATGGACACGAGTATGTTGCCACCAAGTACCGTCTCGACAAGCTTCCTgctcttgagaagcttgttGCTGAGGCTGTTGATATTGAGATCCCCTGGGATACTCCTGACCTCTCGGTGTTTCTGTGA
- a CDS encoding hypothetical protein (TransMembrane:2 (o15-34i46-63o)), producing MDALYETLRALPLSISIPLTTSIIIILSIITNVVRQLWFPNPHRPPVVFHIFPLIGSTVQYGIDPYAFFFNCREKYGDCFTFILLGKSTTVFLGPKGNDFILNGKHADLNAEDVYGKLTTPVFGNEVVYDCSNARFMDQKRLLKLGLTTDSLRCYIPKFVKEVEDYVQTSPYFKGDTGIVNITEVMAEITIYTASGSLLGNEVRAMFDSTFATLYRHLDDGFQPINFVMPGLPLPQNFRRDHARKVMEKLFSDIIAKRRETGNQGDETDMVWTLMNATYKDGQPLPDIHASRMLIAILMGGQHNTAASGAWLLLNLAHKPHLVQELYEEQAQVLGSPQEPLTWENLQKLTLNGQIIKETLRLHSPIHSILRQVKSPMRVPGTEWVVPPSHTLLASPGTMARSEEFFPRPSEWDPHRWDKIEPLEKTADDGQTVDYGFGMMSKSVSSPYLPFGAGRHRCVGENYAYAQLGAIIATFVRLLHIEQPDPKAPLPAPDYSSMFSRPMNPAEIRWRRREIVER from the exons ATGGATGCACTCTACGAGACTCTGCGGGCTCTACCGCTCTCCATCTCAATCCCACTAACAacaagcatcatcatcatcttatccatcatcaccaacgtGGTTCGACAATTATGGTTCCCCAACCCTCATCGCCCACCAGTCGTATTCCACATCTTTCCCTTGATAGGCAGCACTGTTCAATACGGTATCGATCCGTACGCGTTTTTCTTTAACTGCAGAGAAAAATACGGGGACTGCTTCACCTTTATTCTGCTCGGCAAATCGACGACTGTCTTTCTCGGGCCCAAGGGCAATGACTTTATCCTCAACGGCAAACATGCTGATCTAAATGCCGAGGATGTCTATGGGAAGCTTACGACGCCTGTGTTTGGCAACGAGGTTGTGTACGACTGCTCCAATGCACGTTTCATGGACCAGAAGAGG CTTCTCAAACTTGGTCTTACCACAGATTCTTTAAGGTGTTACATCCCAAAGTTCGTTAAAGAAGTCGAAGACTACGTCCAAACCTCACCGTACTTCAAGGGCGACACAGGCATTGTCAACATCACAGAGGTCATGGCTGAAATCACAATTTATACGGCATCCGGATCTCTTCTTGGCAACGAAGTTCGCGCCATGTTCGACAGCACCTTTGCCACTCTCTACCGTCATCTAGACGACGGCTTCCAGCCTATCAACTTTGTCATGCCAGGTCTTCCCCTCCCGCAAAACTTTCGTCGAGACCACGCTCGAAAGGTCATGGAGAAGCTTTTCAGCGATATCATTGCCAAGCGTCGTGAGACTGGCAATCAAGGCGACGAAACGGATATGGTTTGGACGCTTATGAATGCGACGTATAAGGATGGTCAGCCTCTTCCTGACATCCATGCATCGCGAATGCTGATTGCTATCCTTATGGGTGGCCAGCACAACACTGCTGCGAGTGGTGCCTGgcttcttctcaacctcgctCATAAACCTCATCTGGTCCAGGAGCTGTACGAGGAACAGGCTCAAGTTCTTGGCTCACCACAAGAGCCTCTGACATGGGAAAACTTGCAGAAACTGACTCTCAATGGCCAAATCATCAAGGAAACGCTCCGTCTTCACAGTCCGATCCACTCAATCCTTCGACAAGTCAAATCACCCATGCGAGTACCTGGCACAGAATGGGTAGTGCCTCCATCTCATACCCTTCTAGCTTCTCCCGGCACAATGGCCCGATCAGAAGAATTCTTCCCTCGACCTTCAGAATGGGACCCTCACCGTTGGGACAAGATTGAGCCCCTCGAGAAGACTGCAGATGATGGACAGACAGTGGACTACGGCTTTGGAATGATGAGCAAATCCGTCAGTAGTCCTTATTTGCCCTTTGGAGCAGGAAGACATCGATGTGTTGGCGAGAACTATGCTTATGCACAGCTGGGTGCCATCATTGCGACCTTTGTGAGACTACTTCACATCGAACAGCCTGATCCCAAGGCTCCCCTTCCCGCACCGGATTACTCT TCAATGTTTTCTCGACCTATGAACCCTGCCGAGATCCGATGGCGTCGACGTGAGATAGTAGAACGATAG
- a CDS encoding hypothetical protein (TransMembrane:8 (o18-38i50-75o125-145i165-183o223-245i252-269o281-301i322-353o)), with amino-acid sequence MDGTENCPEGETRGAKEIVVKLIVAHLTAVVAFCHLQSLRNERLDTIEPVLFLLSPFLVVFQTGLGLVAIHYYLIESMIGSPQDWSGHMSVYAYRWRLLFARKPTPRLKGEEDYRSKSGGAWVNLGRLLVMSGTLFQFVATIFLYRRRWNLYGWESLSFVDHRTFELAVGGATVTVMSVLLALRLPAFTEAPLIPYTQDNGTTSEQIIMFCRGDARRCPKWYWPIYISGYVPGTTAVTWLLCVYSSTYQGELVWLGQLAFMYTLVYEGFNEKLGLNVSIWTFYLLAVVSFGLWMVASKILSRLTNTVIANFEKKYPWVGRPVLIVVSGAAFCYFFIFIIFMIICISLLGFSILPAMLSGPVSIGLTKGWETQTMFSQVPFGTNNEATKCLLLWKDPVADYLWSLV; translated from the coding sequence ATGGATGGAACCGAGAATTGTCCCGAGGGCGAAACCCGTGGTGCCAAAGAGATAGTCGTCAAGCTAATTGTTGCCCATCTCACAGCAGTTGTCGCCTTCTGTCATCTTCAATCTCTCCGCAATGAGCGGCTAGACACCATCGAACCAGTGCTATTCCTCCTCTCCCCATTTCTAGTCGTCTTCCAAACAGGCCTCGGCCTAGTCGCCATTCACTACTATCTTATCGAAAGCATGATTGGATCACCTCAAGATTGGTCAGGTCATATGAGCGTCTATGCGTATCGGTGGAGACTTTTATTCGCAAGGAAACCAACACCTAGACTAAAGGGAGAGGAAGACTATCGCTCAAAATCTGGGGGAGCTTGGGTGAATCTGGGGAGACTACTAGTCATGTCTGGCACGCTCTTCCAGTTCGTGGCGACCATCTTTTTGTACAGACGAAGGTGGAATCTTTATGGCTGGGAGTCTCTCTCCTTTGTCGACCACCGAACGTTCGAGTTGGCCGTCGGTGGCGCTACAGTCACAGTCATGTCTGTATTACTGGCGCTCAGACTACCAGCCTTCACTGAAGCTCCTCTGATCCCTTATACCCAAGACAACGGCACAACATCAGAGCAAATAATTATGTTTTGTCGCGGTGATGCAAGGCGTTGTCCCAAGTGGTACTGGCCAATTTATATATCAGGATATGTACCAGGAACGACGGCAGTAACATGGCTTTTATGCGTCTATTCTTCGACATACCAAGGCGAGCTGGTATGGCTGGGACAATTGGCGTTCATGTACACTCTCGTTTACGAGGGTTTCAATGAGAAGCTTGGCCTCAATGTTTCTATCTGGACATTTTATCTTCTTGCTGTCGTTTCGTTCGGCCTCTGGATGGTGGCCTCGAAGATTCTTTCACGGCTAACCAACACTGTCATTGCCAACTTCGAAAAGAAATATCCATGGGTAGGAAGGCCAGTCTTGATTGTTGTGAGTGGTGCGGCTTTCTGCTACTTTTTCATATTTATTATCTTCATGATCATATGTATATCTCTGTTGGGGTTCTCTATTCTGCCAGCCATGCTATCTGGTCCAGTTAGTATTGGATTGACCAAAGGTTGGGAAACGCAGACGATGTTTTCACAGGTGCCGTTTGGGACAAACAATGAAGCGACTAAGTGTTTATTGCTTTGGAAGGATCCCGTGGCGGATTATCTATGGTCACTTGTCTAG
- a CDS encoding hypothetical protein (TransMembrane:6 (i119-137o143-163i170-194o200-220i240-258o270-289i)), translated as MSSLISVENPESLQISILIDLLLPSSEDTTNVAIIIWRFPRHANKGPVYSPESPRWLISKGREEEARQILVKYHGNGKDDDEFVRWEYTEIVNTIRLEHEGSSDGWAELWRTPGNRKRCGLIIATAIFSQCSGNGLVSYYATYINGGLTMWCWLIALFAAFFVDRVGRRVLFLFAGVGMLISFIIWTACSAVYAKTESSAAGIAVVAMIFLFYGVAGAAWPGLTVSYTVEILPYNIRAKGLTLCFCFTALSGVFNQWVNPLGLQQLAWKFYFVYIVILVIECLVIYFFFVETKGPTLEEIAVLFDGEDAAAGITKTQARMKSEVSQVEHA; from the exons ATGTCTAGTCTCATCTCCGTTGAGAACCCTGAGAGTTTGCAAATTTCCATTCTCATCGACCTTCTTCTCCCATCCTCGGAGGATACCACCAAcgtagctattattatttggagatttccgaggc atgctAATAAAGGTCCGGTCTATAG CCCCGAGAGCCCTCGATGGCTGATCAGCAAGGGTCGCGAAGAGGAGGCCCGCCAGATCCTTGTCAAGTACCACGGTAACGGgaaagatgatgacgagttTGTTAGGTGGGAGTATACCGAGATTGTCAACACAATCAGGCTTGAGCATGAGGGCTCCAGTGATGGCTGGGCTGAGCTTTGGCGTACTCCCGGTAACCGAAAACGATGCGGCTTGATCATAGCCACTGCCATCTTCTCCCAATGCAGTGGCAATGGACTTGTTTCATACTATGCAA CCTACATCAATGGCGGACTCACAATGTGGTGCTGGCTCATTGCTCTTTTCGCTGCCTTTTTCGTCGATCGCGTCGGACGGCGAGTTCTATTCCTATTCGCAGGCGTTGGCATGTTGATTTCATTCATTATATGGACCGCATGCAGTGCAGTCTATGCCAAGACCGAGTCCTCCGCTGCTGGTATTGCCGTGGTGGCTATGATCTTCCTATTCTACGGAGTTGCGGGTGCCGCATGGCCTGGTCTGACCGTATCCTACACCGTTGAGATTCTACCCTACAACATCCGAGCCAAGGGTCTGACACTCTGCTTCTGTTTCACTGCTCTGTCTGGTGTTTTCAACCAATGGGTCAACCCACTTGGTCTCCAGCAGTTGGCGTGGAAGTTCTACTTTGTCTACATCGTTAT CCTGGTCATCGAATGTTTGGTCAtttactttttcttcgtcGAGACAAAGGGCCCCACTCTTGAGGAGATCGCCGTGTTGTTCGACGGAGAAGATGCAGCTGCTGGTATTACTAAGACTCAAGCTCGGATGAAGAGTGAAGTGAGCCAAGTTGAACATGCTTAG